From a region of the Methylomonas rapida genome:
- a CDS encoding DUF3422 family protein, with protein sequence MATLFQIPQNHPQRFTLHNEVHARAPSIPSLPVRASYLAVSLSSDEKNQERKHLVALCQRFGSVPPDPDVDHFSASFDSFQMSWEQHGEFSAYIFYAYDTTQEPFAEPALKKVPVDWLSQIGGKVMVAAHASIVSPESIHYHDEMDLSPISAYFAGNAIVGAKVSGGAASVFTDFRIHVDGFSRFLVVNHDLRTAQAGRLLHRLFDIEVYRVMALLAFPIARKLYPELKKADRQLYAITNSMTQADNDDAKLLDELTALAAEVENHISSHQFRFAAASAYYQLVGQRLVDLREVRIQGIQTLGEFIKRRLEPAMNTCNSISHRFNLVSERVSNASQLLRTKVDIIIERQNQGLLASMALRAKMQLRMQQMVESISMVAITYYAASLIGKIAEALHALGWHVNPEFAEGVSIPFILIIIAISTKRIHKIIANTTDS encoded by the coding sequence GTGGCCACCCTATTTCAAATACCGCAAAATCACCCGCAACGATTTACCTTACATAACGAGGTACACGCTAGGGCTCCTTCGATTCCTAGTTTACCGGTAAGAGCCAGTTATCTTGCCGTGTCGCTATCCAGCGATGAAAAAAACCAGGAACGTAAACATCTAGTGGCGTTATGTCAGCGGTTCGGTAGTGTGCCTCCAGATCCAGATGTCGATCACTTCAGTGCAAGCTTTGATTCATTTCAGATGAGTTGGGAGCAGCATGGTGAATTTAGTGCCTATATCTTTTACGCCTATGATACGACGCAAGAACCGTTTGCGGAGCCCGCGTTAAAAAAAGTCCCAGTCGATTGGTTGTCTCAGATTGGCGGAAAAGTGATGGTGGCCGCGCATGCGAGCATTGTTTCGCCAGAGAGCATTCATTACCACGATGAAATGGATTTATCGCCGATATCAGCCTATTTTGCCGGTAATGCGATTGTTGGTGCCAAAGTAAGTGGCGGTGCCGCTTCTGTTTTTACGGATTTTCGCATTCATGTCGATGGCTTTAGTCGTTTTTTGGTGGTAAACCACGATTTAAGAACGGCGCAAGCGGGAAGGCTATTGCATAGGCTGTTCGATATTGAGGTTTATCGGGTCATGGCGCTATTGGCGTTTCCGATTGCGCGCAAGCTGTATCCGGAATTGAAAAAAGCCGATCGCCAACTGTATGCCATCACGAATTCCATGACTCAGGCTGATAATGATGACGCCAAATTGCTGGATGAATTAACGGCGCTGGCGGCAGAAGTAGAAAATCATATTTCATCCCATCAATTCCGTTTTGCGGCGGCTAGTGCGTATTACCAGTTGGTTGGACAGCGTTTGGTCGATTTACGGGAAGTACGCATTCAGGGCATTCAAACCCTGGGCGAGTTCATCAAAAGGCGACTGGAGCCTGCCATGAACACCTGCAATTCAATATCTCACCGCTTTAATCTGGTTTCGGAACGGGTCAGCAATGCCAGCCAATTATTGCGAACCAAGGTCGATATCATTATCGAGCGTCAGAACCAGGGCTTGCTCGCATCCATGGCCTTGCGCGCGAAAATGCAATTACGCATGCAACAAATGGTCGAGAGCATCTCTATGGTTGCGATTACGTATTATGCCGCAAGTCTTATCGGTAAAATCGCCGAAGCCCTGCACGCGCTAGGTTGGCATGTCAATCCTGAATTCGCCGAGGGTGTATCGATTCCGTTCATTCTGATCATTATTGCCATCAGCACCAAGCGAATTCACAAAATAATCGCCAATACCACCGACTCCTAG
- a CDS encoding tyrosine-type recombinase/integrase translates to MADNKINFTKAALDALPLPETGNRTTYHDTKTNGLQLRVTSNGAKTFSLFRRVKNGNPERVTLGRYPDMTVEQARTEATRLNGLLVQGINPNNDARALKTETTLQELFDDFLQHRRNKRGAFLSEKTKRSYRYDFGLYLGKWSKRKLSQFKDTDFGKLHTEIGKEHPTTANRVIAMASSLFSYANEKKLFKGANPAHGIKKYPETKRERFLQADELPAFFSALAEEENEILRDYFLISLLTGARRSNVQEMQWSQINFDRAEWRIPTTKNGEPQTVTLTAEALEILRNRKADNAGPWVFPGNGATGHIVEPKKAWKRVLERAGIDDLRIHDLRRTLGSWQAKTGASLAIVGKSLNHKSPSTTAIYARLDLDPVRESVDRATGAMLAAAGLRPAGEVVELKAKKAK, encoded by the coding sequence ATGGCAGATAACAAGATCAACTTTACCAAGGCCGCATTGGATGCCCTACCCTTACCGGAAACCGGCAACCGTACGACCTACCACGACACAAAAACCAACGGCCTACAATTGCGCGTTACCAGCAACGGCGCAAAAACCTTTTCTTTGTTTCGACGGGTAAAAAACGGGAATCCCGAACGTGTAACCCTAGGGCGCTATCCTGATATGACAGTTGAACAGGCCCGAACCGAAGCAACCCGGCTCAATGGCTTACTTGTTCAAGGGATCAACCCAAACAACGACGCCAGAGCATTAAAAACCGAAACCACCTTGCAAGAGCTGTTCGACGACTTTTTACAGCACCGGCGCAACAAACGCGGCGCGTTCCTATCGGAGAAAACAAAGCGGAGTTATCGTTACGACTTCGGCCTGTATCTTGGCAAGTGGAGCAAGCGCAAGCTGTCGCAGTTCAAAGATACCGACTTCGGCAAACTGCATACTGAAATCGGCAAGGAACACCCCACCACGGCAAACCGTGTCATTGCGATGGCGTCTAGCCTGTTCAGTTATGCCAATGAGAAAAAGCTATTCAAAGGCGCAAACCCGGCACACGGAATCAAAAAATACCCGGAAACCAAGCGCGAACGCTTTTTGCAGGCAGATGAATTACCGGCTTTCTTTTCTGCCCTGGCCGAAGAGGAAAACGAAATCTTGCGCGATTACTTTCTAATATCGCTGCTCACAGGCGCAAGGCGATCAAACGTACAAGAAATGCAGTGGTCACAGATCAACTTTGACCGGGCAGAATGGCGCATACCGACCACCAAAAACGGCGAACCGCAAACCGTCACCCTGACCGCCGAAGCCTTGGAGATTCTACGCAACCGAAAAGCTGATAATGCTGGCCCGTGGGTTTTTCCTGGCAATGGTGCGACCGGCCATATCGTTGAGCCAAAGAAAGCCTGGAAACGGGTACTAGAACGCGCGGGCATTGACGATTTACGCATCCACGACTTACGGCGCACCCTTGGCAGTTGGCAAGCCAAAACCGGCGCATCATTGGCGATTGTTGGTAAATCGCTCAATCACAAATCACCGTCAACAACTGCAATCTATGCGCGTCTTGACCTTGATCCGGTTAGAGAATCCGTTGATAGAGCCACCGGCGCAATGTTGGCGGCGGCAGGTCTAAGACCAGCGGGCGAAGTGGTAGAGCTAAAGGCAAAAAAAGCAAAATAA
- a CDS encoding helix-turn-helix domain-containing protein gives MATNPSKTDDKLLDNTEAAAYIGVTPRTLEVWRCTKRHTIPFIKVGRLVKYRKSALDAFLDSRTIGAA, from the coding sequence ATGGCAACAAATCCAAGCAAAACCGACGATAAACTATTAGACAACACCGAGGCGGCGGCCTATATCGGTGTAACACCCCGCACCCTTGAGGTGTGGCGATGCACCAAGCGCCACACAATCCCGTTTATCAAGGTTGGCCGACTGGTTAAATACCGGAAATCGGCGCTAGATGCCTTTCTTGACTCTCGCACCATTGGCGCGGCGTAA
- a CDS encoding DUF3987 domain-containing protein has product MVNAVESFKTAIQAHGLQPPDTIQPGKLHRFPGYDKGRGNDAAWCKLFDDLRGGVFGDFSTGLDEHWQAETERTYTAEERAAFKQRIDAERQQRQAEELRQHEAVAKHAAELLAGALSDPTQHPYAIKKAVDFGPRVKRGAWTQRGWMDVLLIPIYGDDGKIWTLEAINSDGEKDYLKGGRKRGGFHPLGKISGANRVLIGEGLATVAAVHAVDGAPAVAAMDAGNLSHVAMAIRKLAPDAEIVLLADNDIKPDGSNPGLKAATEAAQAVGGRVAVPELDGQKCDFWDLWSERGTGAVRNALIKIRDVATVTVATIATDSTESHWPKPHPLTAKINPEAYPLDALPDTIREAVEEVAAFIKAPLPLVAGSALGALSLALQSHCDIKRAERLTGPTGLFMLSIADSGERKTTCDGFFTSAIRQYEAEQLELAAPLLKDYAAELAAWNAEREGLLSAIKDAGKKGSNTRDKKDDLIELERSKPEPPRIPRLILGDETPENLAYTLAKNWPSAGVVSSEAGVVFGAHGMGKDSVMRNMALLNVLWDGGALSIGRRSSESFTVKDARLTVALQIQEATLRAFFDKSGGLARGTGFLARFLVAWPESTQGSRPFTDPPETWPKLARFHQRITEILNNPAPLNEQGGLDPVMLTFTPAAKAAWIAFHDAIEIELKASGELYDVRDVASKTADNAARLAALFHGFTKEIGGAVDVDSFESASRIAAWHLSEARRFFGELALPVELANAARLDAWLIDYCRRERTHIIPRREAQRSGPVRDKDALKNALQELDELGRARLVMEGRRKDILINPALLAGGE; this is encoded by the coding sequence ATGGTTAATGCTGTCGAATCCTTCAAAACGGCCATTCAAGCCCACGGCCTGCAACCGCCGGACACGATCCAACCCGGTAAGCTGCACCGCTTCCCCGGTTATGACAAAGGGCGCGGTAATGATGCGGCATGGTGCAAGTTGTTCGACGACTTGCGCGGCGGTGTGTTTGGTGACTTCTCCACTGGCTTAGATGAACATTGGCAAGCGGAAACCGAGCGCACCTATACCGCCGAAGAGCGGGCGGCCTTCAAGCAACGCATCGATGCCGAGCGCCAGCAACGCCAAGCCGAAGAATTGCGCCAGCATGAAGCGGTGGCAAAACATGCGGCTGAATTATTGGCGGGGGCTTTGTCCGATCCAACCCAACACCCTTACGCGATCAAGAAAGCCGTTGATTTTGGCCCCAGGGTGAAGCGTGGCGCATGGACGCAACGCGGTTGGATGGATGTATTGCTGATTCCGATCTATGGCGATGATGGCAAAATCTGGACGCTTGAAGCGATCAATTCAGACGGCGAAAAAGATTACCTGAAAGGCGGACGCAAGCGCGGCGGCTTTCATCCCTTGGGCAAAATCAGCGGCGCTAACCGGGTGTTAATCGGCGAAGGATTGGCAACCGTGGCGGCGGTTCATGCCGTGGATGGAGCGCCAGCAGTGGCAGCAATGGACGCGGGAAATTTATCCCACGTTGCAATGGCAATCCGCAAACTGGCCCCGGATGCCGAAATAGTTTTGCTGGCAGATAACGACATCAAGCCGGACGGCAGCAATCCCGGATTGAAGGCCGCCACTGAAGCGGCGCAAGCGGTGGGCGGGCGCGTGGCGGTTCCTGAATTGGACGGCCAAAAATGCGACTTTTGGGATCTATGGAGCGAACGCGGCACGGGTGCCGTGCGGAATGCACTGATTAAAATCCGGGACGTTGCGACAGTGACAGTTGCGACAATTGCGACAGATAGCACTGAAAGCCATTGGCCCAAGCCGCACCCCCTAACCGCCAAAATCAACCCCGAAGCCTACCCACTGGACGCCTTGCCGGACACGATCCGGGAAGCCGTGGAAGAAGTGGCGGCCTTTATCAAAGCGCCGTTGCCATTGGTGGCGGGTTCAGCATTGGGGGCGCTGTCGCTGGCGCTGCAATCCCATTGCGACATTAAGCGGGCTGAGAGGCTAACCGGGCCGACTGGCTTGTTCATGTTGAGCATTGCCGACAGTGGCGAACGCAAAACCACTTGCGACGGCTTTTTTACTTCGGCGATCCGCCAATATGAAGCAGAACAGTTAGAACTTGCCGCGCCTTTGCTGAAGGATTACGCGGCGGAATTGGCGGCCTGGAATGCCGAGCGAGAAGGCTTATTATCGGCGATCAAGGACGCGGGCAAAAAGGGCAGCAATACCCGCGATAAAAAGGACGATTTGATTGAGCTGGAACGATCAAAACCCGAACCGCCGAGAATCCCCCGGCTGATATTGGGCGATGAAACCCCGGAAAACTTGGCCTATACCCTGGCTAAAAACTGGCCTAGCGCGGGCGTGGTATCGAGTGAGGCGGGCGTAGTGTTTGGGGCGCATGGCATGGGCAAGGATTCTGTTATGCGGAACATGGCTTTGTTAAACGTGCTATGGGATGGCGGCGCATTATCCATAGGCCGCCGGTCGTCGGAATCCTTCACCGTGAAGGACGCACGGCTTACCGTGGCCTTGCAGATTCAAGAGGCAACCTTGCGGGCGTTCTTTGATAAGTCGGGCGGGCTGGCGCGTGGTACTGGCTTTCTGGCGCGGTTCCTGGTGGCCTGGCCCGAATCAACCCAAGGCAGCAGGCCGTTTACCGATCCGCCGGAAACATGGCCCAAGCTGGCGCGGTTTCATCAACGCATTACCGAAATATTAAACAACCCGGCACCGTTGAACGAGCAAGGCGGCCTTGATCCGGTAATGTTGACATTCACCCCCGCGGCAAAGGCGGCCTGGATAGCCTTTCATGATGCCATAGAAATCGAATTGAAAGCGAGCGGTGAACTGTACGACGTTAGAGACGTTGCCAGCAAGACCGCCGATAACGCGGCACGATTGGCGGCGCTGTTTCATGGCTTCACCAAGGAAATCGGCGGCGCGGTTGATGTTGATAGTTTTGAAAGCGCCAGCAGAATAGCCGCATGGCATTTATCGGAAGCCCGGCGGTTTTTCGGTGAGCTTGCCTTGCCGGTTGAGCTGGCGAACGCGGCGCGGCTGGATGCTTGGTTGATTGATTATTGCAGACGAGAACGGACGCATATTATCCCTAGGCGTGAAGCGCAACGATCCGGGCCGGTTCGAGATAAGGACGCATTGAAAAACGCCCTGCAGGAATTGGACGAATTAGGCCGGGCGCGTTTGGTGATGGAAGGCCGCCGGAAAGATATTTTAATCAATCCGGCATTGCTGGCAGGGGGTGAATGA
- the rplQ gene encoding 50S ribosomal protein L17: MRHRKSGRQLNLNSSHRKALFSNMACSLFKHELIKTTLPKAKELRMMVEPLITLSKEDSVAKRRQAFAKLGDREVVTKLFNDLGPRYKERQGGYLRIIKCGFRPGDDAPMAYVELVDRA, encoded by the coding sequence ATGAGACATCGCAAATCTGGAAGACAATTAAACTTAAATAGCAGCCATAGAAAAGCCTTGTTTAGCAATATGGCGTGCTCTTTGTTCAAGCACGAATTGATTAAAACCACATTGCCAAAAGCGAAAGAATTGCGTATGATGGTAGAACCATTGATTACGTTATCAAAAGAAGATTCTGTAGCGAAAAGACGTCAAGCGTTTGCTAAATTGGGCGATCGTGAAGTTGTTACTAAATTGTTCAACGATCTTGGTCCTCGTTACAAAGAAAGACAAGGTGGCTATCTGAGAATCATCAAATGTGGCTTCAGACCAGGCGATGATGCGCCAATGGCCTATGTCGAGCTAGTAGATAGAGCTTAA
- a CDS encoding DNA-directed RNA polymerase subunit alpha, which produces MQSSIAGLLKPKLVEVVSHTANHSRIVIEPLERGYGHSLGNALRRVMLSSIPGCAVTEVSIAGVLHEFTTIEGVQEDVIDILLNLKKLAVVLHGKDEVMLTLSKSGVGPVTAGDIDVSSNVEIVNPDLVIANLTQDKQLDIKIKIERGRGYIPAAVRKEQMDDAPVGVLMVDAAFSPIVKVAYHVETTRVEQRTNLDKLVIELETNGTVDPEAVIKLAASILHDQLSVFVDFEKVKEQMPEESVVEEETFDPILLRPVDDLELTVRSANCLKAENIFYIGDLIQRTEVELLRTPNLGKKSLTEIKDILAIKGLSLGMRLENWPPENLVDQSQIGI; this is translated from the coding sequence ATGCAGAGTTCTATTGCTGGTTTGTTAAAGCCAAAGTTAGTCGAAGTAGTTAGCCATACAGCAAACCACTCAAGAATCGTTATCGAACCGCTTGAGCGCGGTTATGGGCACTCTCTTGGTAATGCGCTTCGCCGCGTTATGTTGTCTTCCATTCCTGGTTGTGCAGTTACGGAAGTATCTATTGCGGGTGTCTTGCATGAGTTCACCACTATTGAAGGTGTTCAGGAAGATGTTATTGACATCTTGTTGAACCTGAAAAAGCTGGCGGTCGTTCTGCATGGCAAAGACGAAGTAATGCTAACGTTGTCCAAGTCGGGCGTCGGTCCTGTCACTGCGGGCGATATCGATGTATCCAGCAATGTAGAGATCGTAAATCCAGATCTTGTCATCGCAAACCTGACGCAAGATAAGCAGCTGGATATAAAAATCAAGATAGAGCGAGGAAGAGGCTATATTCCTGCCGCTGTTCGTAAAGAACAGATGGATGATGCGCCAGTGGGTGTTCTGATGGTCGATGCGGCATTCAGTCCAATCGTCAAGGTCGCTTACCACGTAGAGACTACTCGAGTCGAGCAACGGACCAATCTTGATAAACTGGTGATCGAGCTTGAAACCAATGGCACCGTCGATCCTGAAGCGGTAATTAAGCTTGCCGCCTCGATACTGCATGACCAGTTGTCAGTGTTCGTTGATTTCGAAAAAGTCAAGGAGCAAATGCCGGAAGAAAGCGTGGTCGAAGAGGAGACCTTTGATCCGATATTGCTAAGACCGGTTGATGATCTCGAGTTGACCGTTAGATCGGCTAATTGCCTTAAAGCGGAGAACATTTTTTACATTGGTGATCTTATACAGCGAACTGAAGTGGAGTTGCTACGTACGCCAAATCTAGGTAAAAAATCTCTCACCGAAATTAAGGACATTCTAGCAATTAAAGGTTTATCCCTGGGTATGAGGCTTGAAAATTGGCCGCCAGAAAATCTGGTAGATCAATCCCAGATCGGTATTTAA
- the rpsD gene encoding 30S ribosomal protein S4, with protein sequence MARYIGPVCKLSRREGTDLFLKSRGKSLESKCKLDQRPGQHGAKRTRNSDYALQLRAKQRLRRIYGVLEKQFRNYYKAADLQKGATGQNLLNFLESRLDNVVYRMGFASTRAEARQLVSHKAVLVNDQLINIPSYQVSAGDKVSLREKAKNQQRVKEALVVAEQYGFPQWVEVSSKEMSGIFKSLPDRVDLGSEINEQLVVELYSK encoded by the coding sequence ATGGCTAGATATATTGGACCCGTTTGTAAATTAAGCCGTCGAGAAGGAACTGATTTGTTTCTGAAAAGCAGAGGCAAATCCCTGGAAAGCAAATGCAAGCTTGATCAAAGACCTGGTCAGCATGGCGCTAAGCGTACCAGAAACTCAGACTATGCGTTGCAGTTGAGAGCAAAGCAAAGACTTCGTCGCATTTATGGTGTTTTAGAAAAACAGTTCCGGAACTATTACAAGGCTGCCGATTTGCAGAAAGGGGCAACCGGTCAAAATTTGCTTAATTTTTTGGAATCTCGTCTGGATAACGTCGTATACAGAATGGGATTTGCCTCTACAAGGGCTGAAGCTCGACAATTAGTTTCGCACAAAGCTGTTCTGGTAAACGATCAACTGATCAATATCCCATCTTATCAGGTCAGTGCTGGCGATAAGGTTAGCTTGCGTGAAAAAGCAAAGAATCAGCAACGGGTTAAAGAAGCTCTGGTAGTGGCTGAACAATATGGTTTTCCACAATGGGTTGAAGTGAGTTCAAAAGAAATGAGCGGAATTTTCAAGTCCCTGCCTGATCGGGTTGATCTGGGTTCCGAGATCAATGAGCAGTTGGTTGTCGAGCTCTATTCTAAGTAA
- the rpsK gene encoding 30S ribosomal protein S11, with amino-acid sequence MATQNRVKKRIKKEVADGIAHVHASFNNTIVTITDRKGNALSWATSGGSGFRGSRKSTPFAAQVAAEKAGLVAQEYGMKNLDVMIKGPGPGRESAVRSLNALGFKISNIVDVTPIPHNGCRPPKKRRV; translated from the coding sequence ATGGCAACCCAAAACCGTGTAAAAAAGCGCATTAAAAAAGAAGTGGCCGACGGCATCGCTCATGTGCATGCTTCTTTTAATAATACCATAGTAACAATCACCGATAGAAAAGGTAATGCTCTATCTTGGGCTACTTCTGGTGGTTCAGGCTTTAGAGGTTCAAGAAAAAGCACACCATTTGCCGCTCAGGTTGCTGCAGAAAAAGCAGGCCTGGTTGCACAAGAGTACGGTATGAAAAATCTGGACGTAATGATCAAAGGTCCTGGTCCAGGCAGGGAGTCTGCCGTGCGTTCATTGAATGCGCTTGGCTTTAAGATTTCTAATATCGTGGATGTTACGCCGATTCCACATAATGGCTGTCGTCCCCCTAAAAAGCGCCGCGTATAA
- the rpsM gene encoding 30S ribosomal protein S13 has translation MARIAGINVADHKHAEIALTAIYGIGRQTARLICAKVGIQTTVKIKDLTEDQVESIRKVISTMTVEGDLRREVSMNIKRLMDLGCYRGIRHRRGLPLRGQRTRTNARTRKGPRKPVTK, from the coding sequence ATGGCTCGTATAGCCGGTATTAACGTAGCTGATCATAAGCATGCAGAAATTGCATTGACTGCTATATACGGAATTGGAAGGCAGACAGCAAGGCTTATCTGCGCTAAGGTTGGCATACAAACTACCGTAAAGATCAAAGATTTGACTGAAGATCAAGTGGAGTCGATTCGCAAGGTGATTTCAACGATGACGGTTGAAGGCGATTTGCGTCGTGAGGTTTCCATGAATATCAAACGTTTGATGGATCTTGGATGCTATCGAGGAATTAGGCATAGAAGAGGTCTGCCGCTGAGAGGTCAGCGCACCCGTACAAATGCAAGGACCCGCAAAGGCCCTAGAAAACCAGTTACAAAATAA
- the rpmJ gene encoding 50S ribosomal protein L36, producing MKVRASIKPICKNCKVIKRSGVVRVICKDGRHKQRQG from the coding sequence GTGAAAGTACGTGCATCAATAAAACCAATTTGTAAAAACTGCAAAGTTATTAAAAGAAGCGGTGTTGTTCGCGTCATCTGCAAGGATGGTCGTCATAAACAGCGTCAGGGTTAA
- the secY gene encoding preprotein translocase subunit SecY, giving the protein MSTKGYDVSAGKFQFGELKARLLFVFGAFVVYRVGAHIPVPGIDPSALSAMFAQQSGSILDMFNMFSGGALMRLSIFALGIMPYISASIIMQLMTIVIPAMEQMKKEGESGRRKITQYTRYATVVLAMFQSIGISVALQNQTAGGMAVVINPGVAFVVVTTLTLVTGTMFLMWLGEQVTERGIGNGISLIIFAGIVSGLPSAIGGTLELARTGEMNPAFIVLLFAISIVVTGIVVFVERAQRRITINYPKRQQGNKVYAGQSSFLPLKLNMAGVIPPIFASSIILFPATIAGWFGHVDGFAWLQDVSTVLSPGQPVYVMFYALAIIFFCFFYTALVFNSKETAENLKKSGAYLPGIRPGVQTTAYIDKVMTRLTLVGAIYITLICLLPEFLIVYWNVPFSFGGTSLLIIVVVVMDFISQMQTHLMSQQYESLMKKANLKRN; this is encoded by the coding sequence GTGAGTACGAAAGGGTATGATGTTTCAGCTGGAAAATTCCAGTTTGGAGAGTTGAAGGCTAGGCTACTATTTGTCTTTGGTGCATTTGTAGTTTATCGCGTTGGGGCTCATATACCGGTGCCCGGTATTGATCCCAGTGCGTTATCAGCAATGTTCGCACAACAATCGGGTTCTATTCTGGACATGTTCAACATGTTCTCGGGTGGTGCTCTGATGAGGCTTAGTATTTTTGCGCTTGGCATTATGCCCTATATCTCTGCGTCGATCATCATGCAGTTAATGACCATAGTCATTCCTGCGATGGAGCAAATGAAGAAAGAGGGCGAGTCTGGGCGGCGTAAAATCACGCAGTACACCCGATACGCAACAGTCGTGCTGGCCATGTTCCAGTCCATTGGTATTTCCGTTGCCTTGCAAAATCAGACTGCCGGCGGTATGGCGGTTGTTATCAACCCTGGAGTTGCCTTCGTTGTCGTGACTACTCTTACCTTGGTCACGGGTACCATGTTCTTGATGTGGCTGGGTGAGCAAGTAACCGAGCGCGGTATTGGTAACGGTATTTCTTTGATCATTTTTGCGGGTATCGTTTCCGGATTGCCATCTGCAATTGGTGGTACTTTGGAGTTGGCTAGAACCGGTGAAATGAATCCTGCTTTCATTGTGTTGTTGTTTGCAATCTCTATTGTGGTGACAGGTATCGTGGTTTTTGTTGAGCGCGCACAACGTAGGATTACCATTAATTATCCGAAGCGTCAGCAAGGTAACAAAGTTTACGCAGGCCAGTCTTCATTCCTGCCATTGAAACTGAATATGGCTGGAGTGATTCCGCCAATTTTTGCCTCGAGTATCATACTTTTTCCTGCTACAATTGCCGGCTGGTTTGGTCATGTTGATGGTTTTGCTTGGCTGCAGGATGTTTCTACGGTCCTATCACCTGGTCAGCCTGTGTATGTCATGTTTTATGCATTGGCTATTATATTTTTCTGTTTCTTCTATACGGCTCTGGTATTCAACTCAAAGGAAACGGCGGAAAATCTGAAAAAGTCCGGTGCGTATCTGCCGGGTATCAGGCCAGGTGTGCAAACCACTGCATATATCGACAAGGTTATGACCCGCTTGACGCTTGTTGGAGCAATATACATCACCTTGATTTGCTTGCTGCCTGAATTCTTGATCGTTTATTGGAATGTTCCGTTTTCATTTGGTGGTACTTCGCTATTGATCATCGTTGTTGTGGTAATGGATTTTATTTCCCAAATGCAGACGCATTTGATGTCACAGCAATACGAAAGCTTGATGAAAAAAGCAAATCTTAAAAGAAATTAA
- the rplO gene encoding 50S ribosomal protein L15 has protein sequence MYLNTIQASYGARKKAKRVGRGIGSTDGKTCGRGHKGQKARAGGFHKVGFEGGQMPLQRRLPKVGFTSRMKKYSAEVRLGELNSITADVIDLQVLIDNNVVPVFTKKIKLIKSGSISRAVSLKGISVTAGAREIIEAAGGKVEA, from the coding sequence ATGTACCTTAATACTATTCAGGCATCATACGGTGCACGCAAAAAAGCCAAGAGAGTCGGACGCGGTATCGGCTCCACAGATGGAAAAACCTGCGGCAGGGGGCATAAAGGACAAAAAGCTCGTGCTGGTGGTTTTCATAAAGTAGGTTTCGAAGGCGGTCAGATGCCTTTGCAAAGACGTTTACCAAAGGTCGGCTTTACCTCTCGCATGAAGAAATACAGTGCGGAAGTTAGGCTGGGAGAGCTGAATTCGATTACGGCTGATGTTATAGATCTGCAAGTCTTGATTGATAACAATGTCGTTCCTGTTTTTACCAAGAAGATTAAATTAATAAAATCAGGTTCGATTTCTAGGGCTGTTTCTCTGAAAGGTATATCCGTAACTGCTGGCGCACGAGAAATCATCGAAGCGGCAGGTGGTAAAGTCGAGGCTTAA
- the rpmD gene encoding 50S ribosomal protein L30: MVAKKLSVTMTKSKHGRLKSHQECLKGLGLHKIRQSVEVIDTPENRGMINKIAYMLKVEEV; this comes from the coding sequence ATGGTAGCCAAAAAATTAAGTGTGACTATGACTAAAAGCAAGCATGGTCGCTTGAAAAGTCATCAAGAATGTTTAAAAGGTTTGGGGCTGCATAAAATTCGGCAATCAGTTGAGGTTATCGATACTCCCGAAAACCGCGGAATGATTAACAAAATTGCATACATGCTAAAAGTCGAGGAAGTTTGA